One window of the Niallia circulans genome contains the following:
- a CDS encoding response regulator, whose amino-acid sequence MLKVLIVDDEPYIREGIKVMIDWGNYGFELCYEAGNGEDALQIIRDYEVDIVFTDIKMPVMDGLELIKQVKQSMDKEIRFVILSGYYEFKYAKKAIQYRVTDYLLKPIQEKELIDLLETINKRFIVLKRKEKEEEKKNKAINDYHLKNILYDKFTLKDIEFIKDRYGDFKNYTFINMDVVQETRQERVTTDEKKEWRNKLYKVIEKMVQEENFLILYDIENTNMEYSVSLVWQCNRSEVYRANYIEKLQRRLISEVPFRVKMYIGNTVQKIEELTDSYNKVVLGKEYEYFYCADKSIIYCDNTPVFSLEQYHLSPKRINQYMDSISENNEQKITVIVKEIYDEFQRKCLHPQLIKNNLTLLIYQLTDLWNKNNKPNFSNDESSLFIHDQKNILSGKISMDEFLTYSLHFANYLYSIRNYSSKDILIKIERDIEERYMEKLSLRKLGDKYNINSVYLGQLFSKKYGVAFKDYLNEYRIEKACQLLEETDDRIYQIATNIGFQNPDYFIKKFLQVKHVTPRKYRLISRSIKEA is encoded by the coding sequence ATGTTAAAAGTCCTTATTGTTGATGATGAGCCATATATTCGGGAAGGAATTAAAGTCATGATTGACTGGGGAAACTATGGTTTTGAACTTTGTTATGAAGCGGGAAATGGGGAAGATGCTCTTCAAATTATTCGAGACTATGAAGTGGACATTGTTTTTACTGATATAAAAATGCCTGTTATGGACGGACTAGAATTAATTAAACAAGTAAAGCAGAGTATGGATAAGGAAATAAGGTTTGTGATCTTAAGTGGATATTATGAATTTAAATATGCGAAGAAAGCTATTCAATATCGGGTTACTGATTACTTGTTAAAACCAATACAGGAAAAGGAGTTAATCGATTTACTAGAAACCATTAATAAACGATTTATAGTATTAAAGCGAAAAGAAAAAGAGGAAGAAAAAAAGAACAAGGCAATTAATGATTATCATTTAAAAAATATATTATATGATAAATTTACCTTAAAGGACATTGAATTTATCAAAGATAGATATGGAGATTTCAAAAACTATACCTTTATTAATATGGATGTTGTACAAGAAACTAGGCAGGAACGTGTTACAACAGATGAAAAAAAGGAGTGGAGAAATAAGCTGTATAAAGTCATAGAAAAAATGGTGCAGGAAGAGAACTTCCTTATTCTTTATGATATAGAAAATACAAACATGGAATACTCAGTAAGTCTTGTTTGGCAATGCAATCGTTCGGAGGTTTATAGAGCAAATTATATAGAGAAACTTCAAAGAAGATTAATAAGTGAAGTACCGTTCAGGGTGAAAATGTATATCGGAAATACAGTACAGAAAATAGAAGAACTAACTGATTCCTATAATAAAGTAGTTTTAGGAAAAGAATATGAATATTTTTATTGTGCCGATAAATCAATCATTTATTGCGATAATACACCAGTATTTTCTTTAGAGCAATATCACTTATCTCCAAAACGGATAAATCAATATATGGATAGTATATCAGAAAATAATGAGCAAAAAATAACCGTCATTGTTAAAGAAATATACGATGAATTTCAACGGAAATGTCTGCATCCTCAATTAATAAAAAACAATCTTACTCTGTTAATTTATCAATTAACAGATCTATGGAACAAGAATAATAAACCGAATTTTTCTAATGATGAGTCCTCGCTGTTTATTCATGATCAGAAGAATATTTTATCTGGAAAAATTTCAATGGATGAGTTTTTAACCTATTCATTACATTTTGCAAACTATTTATATAGTATCAGAAATTATTCATCAAAAGACATCTTAATTAAAATTGAAAGGGACATTGAAGAGCGCTATATGGAAAAATTGAGTTTAAGAAAATTAGGAGATAAATATAATATAAATAGTGTATATTTAGGCCAATTATTCAGTAAAAAATATGGAGTAGCGTTTAAAGATTACTTAAATGAATATAGAATAGAAAAAGCATGCCAGCTTTTAGAAGAAACAGATGATCGTATTTATCAAATAGCGACAAATATAGGTTTTCAGAATCCTGATTATTTTATAAAAAAATTCCTGCAAGTTAAGCATGTGACCCCTAGAAAATATCGTCTTATATCTAGAAGTATAAAGGAAGCGTAA
- a CDS encoding ABC transporter permease, whose protein sequence is MLETVVQPSPKKVGSLKKLFKKCKEQKELVLLSIPFVIYALIFYYAPLSGWLMAFQNYRPGRGIFEQEWVGLNNFKFLFSDPTFINVVRNTLAMSMINLVLGFIFSIGFALLLNEVRNKTVKKFMQTVSYLPHFLSWIIVTGIVMEVLSPETGIINQLLLVFGIIDTPINFFADPKYFWWIVGFANVWKSTGWGSIIYLAAMASINEELYEAASIDGANRLRKIWHVTLPGIKPTIFILLLINIGNILNAGFEVQYLLGNGLVQGVSQTIDIFVLKYGISLNNYSLATAAGIFNGIISLTLIFIANHLAKAAGEERLF, encoded by the coding sequence ATGTTAGAAACTGTCGTACAGCCATCTCCGAAAAAGGTAGGTTCTTTAAAAAAATTATTTAAAAAATGTAAAGAGCAAAAAGAATTAGTGTTGTTATCTATCCCCTTTGTAATTTATGCATTAATTTTTTATTATGCTCCTCTTAGTGGCTGGTTAATGGCTTTTCAAAATTATCGGCCAGGAAGAGGAATATTTGAACAAGAATGGGTGGGGCTAAACAATTTTAAATTTCTCTTTTCTGATCCTACATTCATTAATGTAGTCCGTAATACGTTAGCAATGAGTATGATAAACCTAGTGCTAGGATTCATTTTTTCTATTGGATTTGCACTTCTATTAAACGAGGTAAGAAATAAAACAGTCAAAAAGTTTATGCAAACCGTTTCTTATCTTCCTCACTTTTTATCCTGGATTATCGTGACAGGAATTGTTATGGAAGTATTGTCTCCGGAAACAGGTATTATCAATCAATTATTGTTAGTTTTTGGCATAATTGATACACCTATTAACTTTTTTGCAGATCCCAAATACTTTTGGTGGATTGTAGGCTTTGCAAATGTATGGAAATCAACTGGATGGGGAAGCATTATTTATTTAGCGGCAATGGCATCGATTAATGAAGAACTGTATGAGGCAGCATCTATTGATGGAGCGAATCGCTTAAGAAAAATTTGGCATGTTACATTGCCGGGGATTAAACCAACTATCTTTATTCTCTTATTAATCAATATTGGAAATATATTAAATGCTGGATTTGAAGTTCAATATTTATTAGGAAATGGATTAGTGCAAGGAGTATCGCAAACAATTGATATCTTTGTTTTAAAATACGGAATTAGCTTAAATAACTATTCATTAGCTACTGCTGCTGGAATATTTAATGGAATAATTAGTCTTACCTTAATCTTCATTGCTAACCACTTAGCGAAAGCAGCGGGAGAAGAAAGACTATTCTAA
- a CDS encoding sensor histidine kinase, producing MLALLLNNIKIKKKMVLIYLLAVVIPIVLTNLVIIHSIRENEDIQKNKSMEITIERLKYHLNESFNEITEVSNYISRDLKINEFLQKKYKDNVDYYSDYISLVQENIINNFYVSQALESIEIYTTNPTIINGGVFWNLRAVEQTNWYRIYKENNHNMILYPYYEENKQFPPKLESNRTISFIRELPNRSNGYKSIVKININYYRLLANIKNEDTSNNIVIAYNDQVIFSNQGSEKKNTIFRKLKSKEKSRFNLSDSFLAINDRWDIYISNNQINIFDLIENKKTILLVLIIFNFLFPTLVILLINKSFQDRIALTEQHLLKVEKGIFERININEGKDEIGDLIRSYNFMVVKIDELLGEVYKKEREQQKIELAKTKAELNALQSQVNPHFLYNTLDSIRMRNLLNGDRESATVINELAQLFRRMTKWSDSYFVTVEEELAYVQRYLNIQKYRFVDRLNFSIYVEEECKEHYIPKMLIVTFVENACIHGIEKKKNGGEISIIVSTQENAIYIEILDSGVGMDAKRLRKIREDLEKNDVTTSNWEESTGILNAYLRLKMHYQEEGELEIESQNYTGTEVYIKLPII from the coding sequence TTGCTTGCACTGCTTCTGAATAATATAAAAATAAAGAAAAAAATGGTACTAATTTATTTATTAGCTGTAGTGATTCCTATCGTTCTTACTAATTTAGTCATTATCCATTCCATTCGAGAAAATGAGGATATTCAAAAAAATAAATCAATGGAGATTACGATAGAACGGCTGAAATATCATCTTAATGAGAGCTTCAACGAGATTACGGAAGTATCCAATTATATTAGTAGAGATTTGAAAATCAACGAATTTCTTCAAAAAAAGTATAAAGATAATGTAGATTATTATAGTGACTATATTTCCCTTGTTCAAGAAAACATCATTAATAATTTTTATGTATCTCAAGCGTTGGAAAGTATAGAAATATACACTACTAATCCAACTATTATTAACGGTGGGGTTTTTTGGAATTTGCGAGCGGTCGAGCAAACGAATTGGTATAGAATTTACAAAGAGAATAATCATAATATGATTTTATATCCTTATTATGAAGAGAATAAGCAATTCCCACCAAAGTTAGAGTCGAATCGAACGATTAGTTTTATAAGAGAATTACCAAATAGAAGCAACGGATATAAAAGTATTGTAAAAATAAATATTAATTATTATCGATTATTGGCAAATATCAAAAATGAAGATACGAGTAATAATATTGTAATAGCATATAATGATCAGGTTATTTTTAGTAATCAGGGCTCAGAGAAAAAGAATACCATATTCCGAAAATTAAAATCAAAAGAAAAATCCAGATTTAATCTATCTGATTCTTTTCTAGCAATCAATGATCGATGGGATATCTATATATCTAATAATCAGATTAATATTTTTGATCTCATTGAGAACAAGAAAACCATACTCCTGGTGTTAATAATTTTTAATTTTCTATTTCCCACACTTGTTATTTTGCTTATTAATAAGTCCTTTCAAGATAGAATTGCTCTAACAGAGCAGCATTTATTGAAAGTAGAAAAGGGGATATTCGAAAGAATCAATATAAATGAAGGGAAAGATGAAATAGGTGATTTAATAAGGAGTTATAATTTCATGGTGGTTAAAATCGATGAATTATTAGGTGAAGTGTACAAAAAGGAGAGAGAACAGCAGAAAATAGAATTAGCCAAAACAAAAGCAGAGCTAAATGCGCTTCAAAGTCAAGTAAATCCACATTTTCTTTATAATACGCTTGATAGCATCAGAATGAGGAATTTACTAAATGGAGATCGAGAAAGTGCAACAGTTATTAATGAGTTAGCACAGTTATTTAGAAGAATGACCAAATGGAGTGATTCATATTTTGTTACTGTCGAGGAAGAATTAGCATATGTTCAAAGATACTTAAATATTCAAAAATATCGTTTTGTAGATAGATTGAACTTTTCTATCTATGTAGAAGAGGAATGCAAGGAGCATTATATTCCAAAGATGCTGATAGTAACTTTTGTGGAAAATGCCTGTATTCATGGGATTGAGAAAAAGAAAAATGGAGGAGAAATTAGCATCATCGTCTCTACACAAGAGAATGCTATTTATATTGAAATTTTAGATAGCGGAGTTGGGATGGATGCAAAGAGATTAAGGAAAATAAGAGAGGACCTTGAGAAAAATGATGTGACAACATCCAATTGGGAAGAGAGCACAGGAATCTTAAATGCCTATTTACGGTTAAAAATGCACTATCAAGAGGAAGGGGAATTAGAAATTGAAAGCCAAAATTACACTGGAACAGAAGTATACATTAAGTTACCCATTATATAG
- a CDS encoding NAD(P)H-dependent oxidoreductase: MRNKEELKQEILAAYHFRHATKEFDPEKKIPESDMKFILETARLSPSSFGTEPWKFLVIENPELLNKIKQSSWGASTKIPAASHFVILLARTKLDTAYNSTYLKEQFTNVSKLPAGVIPKMIERIKEFQKEDFRLDTDRALFDWASKQTYIALGNMMTAAAQIGIDSCPIEGFHMEKMNQLLDEEGLLEDGHLGISVMVAFGYRAKDPYPKTRREFDDVVKWV, from the coding sequence ATGCGCAATAAAGAAGAGTTAAAACAGGAAATTCTTGCTGCCTATCATTTTCGTCATGCTACAAAAGAATTTGATCCAGAGAAGAAGATTCCTGAAAGTGATATGAAGTTTATTTTAGAAACAGCTCGTCTTTCTCCAAGCTCATTTGGTACTGAGCCTTGGAAATTTCTTGTGATTGAAAATCCAGAATTGCTAAATAAAATAAAACAATCATCTTGGGGAGCGTCTACAAAGATTCCAGCCGCTAGCCATTTTGTGATTTTATTAGCTAGAACAAAATTAGATACAGCCTATAATTCTACCTATTTAAAAGAACAGTTTACCAATGTATCCAAGCTTCCTGCTGGAGTGATTCCAAAAATGATTGAACGGATAAAAGAATTCCAAAAGGAGGATTTCCGCTTAGATACCGATCGTGCTTTATTTGACTGGGCTTCCAAACAAACCTATATCGCGCTTGGAAATATGATGACCGCTGCTGCCCAAATTGGCATCGATTCTTGTCCTATAGAGGGCTTTCATATGGAAAAAATGAATCAGTTATTAGATGAAGAAGGACTTTTAGAAGATGGCCATTTAGGTATTTCCGTCATGGTAGCATTCGGCTATCGTGCGAAAGATCCATATCCAAAAACACGCAGAGAATTTGACGATGTGGTGAAGTGGGTATAA
- a CDS encoding YesL family protein, producing the protein MNRLMNGIYMRRLTKVANLLYLSILWTVFSLPIITIGASTAALYYAAHHAIREEEGYIFQQFWKAMKSSFKQATITWVFFVAAISVFYYNSLFLGAQTNGSVVSIIGQTIFLLLIPLVCCCFIYAISYIARFQSPLKIVWKNAAILAISHLPKSLFLLILLVFFIVSIWLLPILVVIIPAFFSYIISRYMETIFSSYLKEK; encoded by the coding sequence ATGAATAGGTTAATGAATGGCATATATATGAGGAGATTGACAAAGGTAGCTAATTTATTATATTTAAGTATTCTTTGGACAGTATTTTCGTTACCTATCATTACGATTGGGGCATCAACGGCTGCATTGTATTATGCAGCCCATCATGCTATTAGAGAGGAAGAGGGATATATATTTCAACAATTTTGGAAAGCGATGAAAAGTAGCTTTAAACAGGCTACTATTACTTGGGTATTTTTTGTAGCTGCCATTTCTGTGTTTTATTACAATAGTCTGTTTTTAGGAGCGCAAACAAATGGGAGTGTTGTATCTATAATAGGGCAAACAATATTTCTTCTGCTTATCCCTTTGGTATGTTGTTGTTTTATTTATGCTATCTCCTATATAGCGAGATTTCAATCCCCATTAAAAATTGTTTGGAAAAATGCTGCCATTTTAGCCATCAGCCATTTGCCTAAATCGCTATTTCTATTAATACTTCTAGTGTTTTTTATAGTTAGTATATGGTTATTACCAATATTAGTTGTAATCATTCCTGCATTTTTCTCCTATATAATAAGTCGCTATATGGAAACTATATTCTCCAGCTATTTGAAAGAAAAATAA
- a CDS encoding glycoside hydrolase family 43 protein gives MQTFKNPILKGFSPDPSICVVGDDYYLVTSTFSYFPGVPIYHSKDLVNWELIGNILDRKSQLPLSDVTHSQGIFAPSIRYNKGIFYMITTNVPNGGNFIVTATDPTGPWSDPYYLEGAAGIDPSLFFDTDGKSYYVGTRPNPKGVRYNGDWEVWLQEIDLKSMKLIGVSTKLWKGALREAIWPEGPHLYKRNGYYYLMIAEGGTSFEHCVTIARSEKIDGPYIGNPCNPILTHRHLGRDYPVCNVGHGDLVETADGQWYMTCLASRIFDGYSNLGRETFLAEVVWESDWPVINPGLGRLAREQMHRLPLFPTETVNPRILFEQPLDKRLLFLRNPDIEKYVFDERDGWLRMYASPHTIADIASPSYIGIRQQSMWYTLKTRLDFTPQQNGDEAGLVILQNDRYSIRFVSGLFDGKRELRVITNYNGEEKLEERIVEDSRNLTLKIKGDCQKLHFYYSQEDGEEIEVVKNIDAHILSTEVAGGFVGCTMGVYVTSKSDLTNSCYADFQWLEQVNEEVELHVTEKVKQYE, from the coding sequence GTGCAGACTTTTAAGAATCCAATTTTAAAAGGATTTTCGCCTGATCCATCTATTTGTGTAGTTGGAGATGATTATTATTTGGTTACATCCACTTTTTCTTATTTTCCTGGTGTTCCGATCTACCATAGTAAGGATCTTGTTAACTGGGAATTAATCGGAAATATATTGGACCGAAAATCGCAGCTTCCCCTATCAGATGTTACACATTCTCAAGGAATATTTGCACCTTCTATTAGGTATAACAAAGGAATTTTCTATATGATAACGACAAATGTTCCAAATGGTGGAAACTTTATTGTGACAGCAACTGATCCAACAGGACCCTGGTCTGATCCATATTATTTAGAAGGAGCAGCAGGAATCGATCCAAGTCTATTCTTTGATACAGATGGAAAAAGCTATTATGTAGGGACAAGGCCCAATCCCAAAGGAGTGCGCTACAATGGAGACTGGGAGGTATGGCTACAGGAAATAGATCTAAAATCTATGAAACTGATTGGAGTCAGTACAAAACTTTGGAAGGGTGCTCTAAGAGAGGCAATTTGGCCAGAAGGACCACATTTATATAAGAGGAACGGTTATTATTATTTAATGATTGCAGAAGGTGGCACTTCGTTTGAACATTGTGTCACGATTGCGAGAAGTGAAAAAATTGATGGTCCGTATATAGGAAATCCATGTAACCCTATTCTTACACATAGGCATCTTGGACGTGATTATCCTGTATGTAATGTAGGGCATGGCGACTTAGTGGAAACAGCGGATGGGCAGTGGTATATGACTTGTCTTGCAAGTCGTATTTTTGACGGATATAGCAATTTAGGCAGAGAGACATTTCTAGCAGAAGTAGTCTGGGAGAGTGATTGGCCAGTCATTAATCCGGGATTAGGAAGGTTAGCAAGAGAGCAGATGCACAGGCTGCCACTTTTTCCAACAGAAACAGTAAATCCCCGAATTCTGTTTGAACAACCTTTAGATAAGCGGTTATTATTTTTAAGAAATCCTGATATAGAAAAGTATGTTTTTGATGAAAGAGACGGTTGGTTAAGAATGTACGCTTCCCCACATACAATCGCAGATATTGCATCCCCTTCTTATATAGGGATTAGACAACAATCCATGTGGTATACGCTTAAAACGAGGCTGGATTTTACTCCGCAACAAAATGGGGATGAAGCCGGGCTTGTCATTCTGCAAAATGATCGTTATTCTATTCGCTTTGTCTCAGGATTGTTTGATGGAAAAAGAGAATTGAGAGTCATAACAAATTATAATGGGGAAGAGAAGCTGGAAGAACGTATAGTAGAGGATTCTCGTAATTTAACCTTAAAAATAAAAGGCGATTGTCAAAAACTCCATTTCTATTATTCTCAAGAAGATGGCGAGGAAATAGAAGTGGTGAAGAATATAGATGCACATATCCTAAGTACGGAAGTGGCAGGAGGATTTGTTGGTTGTACAATGGGAGTTTATGTAACTAGTAAATCGGATCTTACAAACAGTTGTTATGCAGACTTTCAATGGTTGGAGCAAGTAAACGAGGAAGTAGAGCTGCATGTAACAGAAAAGGTGAAACAGTATGAATAG
- a CDS encoding TetR/AcrR family transcriptional regulator, whose product MKKGNNKKEAILTTATKLFQLQGFHATGLNQIIDESGAPKGSLYYHFPNGKEEIALEAIKRMRELVVEKMKADLYSGETPVAAFQQHVNSIANEFDQMGCSALEGLQISLIASETALTHETLRLACDATFTDWQALYTNRLEDFGFAEPLAKELGITLNAMIEGGCMLALTNKSSNPLRCISNQIAVLLKQ is encoded by the coding sequence ATGAAGAAAGGCAACAATAAAAAAGAAGCAATTCTAACTACTGCAACGAAACTATTTCAACTGCAAGGATTCCATGCAACGGGTCTTAATCAAATAATTGATGAGAGTGGTGCTCCCAAAGGCTCTTTGTATTATCACTTTCCAAACGGGAAAGAAGAAATTGCATTAGAAGCAATTAAGCGAATGCGAGAGCTAGTAGTAGAGAAAATGAAAGCAGACTTATATAGTGGGGAAACTCCTGTGGCTGCATTTCAACAACATGTGAATTCTATCGCAAATGAATTTGATCAGATGGGCTGCAGTGCACTTGAAGGCTTGCAAATTAGTTTGATTGCTTCTGAAACAGCGTTAACACATGAAACGCTGCGCTTGGCATGTGATGCTACTTTTACCGATTGGCAGGCGCTTTATACAAATAGGCTAGAGGACTTTGGCTTTGCAGAACCTCTGGCAAAGGAACTGGGTATTACGTTAAATGCAATGATAGAAGGTGGGTGCATGCTTGCTCTCACGAATAAGAGCAGTAACCCCCTGCGTTGCATTTCGAATCAAATAGCAGTGCTGTTAAAACAGTGA
- a CDS encoding carbohydrate ABC transporter permease: MKKVYYSDVLFDIFKWIFLLFFILATLYPILNTLAVSFNDGLDSIKGGIYLFPRELTLENYITVLKKDTLIQASIITVARTVIATIVQLFLTALLAYILSRKEFVFRKSITLLYIFTMYLNAGLIPNYLLMSKLGLLNSFWVYIIPGMISAFNMLVIRTYINGLPESLVESAKMDGASHFRIFISIIMPLCKPVLATVALFIAVYQWNSWFDAMLYNGFNDRLTTLQYELMKLLSSVTNQGANADSMKNSSSMVTPTSIRAATTIITALPIVCLYPFLQKYFMSGLTIGGVKE; encoded by the coding sequence ATGAAAAAGGTCTATTATTCTGATGTACTTTTTGATATTTTTAAATGGATTTTTTTACTGTTTTTTATTCTTGCAACACTGTACCCCATTTTAAATACGCTAGCAGTTTCCTTTAATGATGGATTAGATTCTATTAAAGGAGGAATTTACCTCTTTCCAAGAGAATTAACACTTGAAAACTATATAACTGTATTGAAAAAAGATACGCTTATCCAAGCTTCTATTATTACTGTTGCAAGAACGGTAATTGCTACAATCGTTCAATTATTTCTGACTGCTCTTTTAGCCTATATATTAAGCAGAAAGGAATTTGTATTTAGAAAATCTATTACATTGCTCTATATCTTTACTATGTATTTAAATGCGGGGTTGATTCCGAATTACCTTTTGATGAGTAAATTAGGATTGTTAAATAGCTTTTGGGTGTATATTATTCCGGGAATGATAAGTGCGTTTAATATGTTAGTTATCCGCACGTATATTAATGGATTACCGGAGAGTTTAGTGGAATCGGCCAAAATGGATGGTGCATCTCATTTTAGAATATTTATAAGTATTATAATGCCGCTATGCAAACCAGTTTTAGCAACAGTTGCATTATTTATAGCAGTATACCAATGGAACTCTTGGTTCGATGCGATGTTATACAATGGATTTAATGATCGATTAACTACATTACAATATGAATTAATGAAACTGCTTTCTTCTGTGACGAATCAAGGTGCAAATGCGGATTCTATGAAAAATTCGTCTTCTATGGTCACTCCTACATCAATACGAGCCGCAACAACCATTATTACAGCATTGCCGATTGTTTGTCTCTACCCCTTCTTACAAAAATATTTTATGAGTGGACTAACAATAGGTGGAGTAAAAGAATAA
- a CDS encoding glycosyl hydrolase family 8: protein MVKAFQTGEYTNLFKKYGYQEEEINNRLALIWQTLFFGKEEERIYYETDNQMGYVVDTGNNDVRTEGMSYAMMLSVQLDQKEVFDRLWKWTKTYMWMDSGVHANYFSWSVSPEGVKNSYGPAPDGEEFFAMALFFASHRWGDGDGIFEYSKEAKDILHYCIHKGENNDGFPMWNPENKLIKFIPEVEYSDPSYHLPHFYELFSLWANEEDRDFWKGAAEASRSYLLKACHPVTGLTAEYADYDGNPYYDSEHFYFYSDSYRVAANIGLDYEWFGKDEELRNCVAKIQKFFCETVKGEEDYVYAIDGTKVEQNVLHPVGLLATNAMGSLATEGKFDYAKDCVEKFWNTPLRTGERRYYDNFLYSFAFLSLSGNYRIW, encoded by the coding sequence ATGGTTAAAGCATTTCAGACGGGGGAATATACTAATTTATTTAAAAAATATGGCTATCAAGAAGAGGAAATTAACAATCGCTTAGCGCTTATTTGGCAAACGTTATTTTTCGGAAAGGAGGAGGAACGAATTTATTATGAAACAGATAACCAGATGGGATATGTGGTAGATACGGGGAATAACGATGTAAGGACAGAAGGTATGTCCTATGCAATGATGTTAAGTGTGCAATTAGATCAAAAGGAAGTATTTGATCGGTTATGGAAATGGACAAAAACATATATGTGGATGGATTCTGGTGTTCATGCTAACTATTTTTCATGGTCTGTTTCACCCGAAGGAGTAAAAAATTCTTATGGACCAGCTCCCGACGGAGAAGAATTTTTTGCAATGGCATTATTTTTTGCTTCGCATCGCTGGGGAGATGGAGACGGAATCTTTGAATATTCAAAAGAAGCGAAAGATATTCTCCACTATTGCATCCATAAAGGAGAAAACAATGATGGCTTTCCAATGTGGAATCCTGAAAATAAGCTTATCAAATTTATTCCAGAAGTAGAGTACTCTGATCCTTCCTATCATTTGCCCCACTTTTATGAACTTTTTTCCCTATGGGCAAATGAAGAAGATCGTGATTTTTGGAAGGGAGCAGCGGAAGCGAGTAGAAGCTATTTGTTAAAAGCATGTCATCCAGTTACGGGGCTTACAGCAGAATATGCCGATTATGATGGAAATCCTTACTATGACAGCGAGCATTTCTACTTTTATAGTGATTCGTATCGGGTAGCGGCTAATATTGGCCTCGATTACGAATGGTTTGGCAAAGACGAAGAATTAAGAAATTGCGTGGCAAAGATTCAAAAATTCTTTTGCGAAACAGTCAAAGGAGAAGAGGATTACGTTTATGCTATAGATGGAACAAAGGTGGAGCAGAATGTGTTACATCCTGTTGGCCTATTAGCAACAAATGCGATGGGTTCCCTTGCAACAGAAGGAAAGTTTGATTATGCGAAAGACTGTGTAGAGAAATTTTGGAATACCCCCCTTAGAACGGGAGAGCGGAGATATTATGATAACTTTCTTTATAGCTTTGCGTTTTTATCGTTAAGCGGAAATTATAGAATATGGTAG